The Punica granatum isolate Tunisia-2019 chromosome 4, ASM765513v2, whole genome shotgun sequence genome has a window encoding:
- the LOC116206033 gene encoding nestin-like isoform X1, which yields MGSETPRSTRAAIAAELMDGLRKRLAELLPPNTSMRADIEQQIEKLLKSHQTPEHPPYALMIRQAIETLNKEGGSDEAAISERIKLEYESLPWGHKSLLNHHLKKLTREGELVRVSADRYMLPPEESVSIGMVEQKQEHKGKNLQKEESANQHKLPRNGVSRIRSPRKKNFKIRQSLKRKVAETEVGSEAVGVSEEVEERDQLQEGQIQVNERPKPVLANSPGQEKLSGIRVSEEMHQVCEEQEPERIEVAVNEPVQLQGQHILESELLKPEGTNRPRQEKISDIEASEETCQVCEERAHEEMEDADQALKANSPAVEGDRTDGRRDEAAVGDVKQGDHQPSELVEGSEAEEEQNGEVNIPKQVQEESDHLLVKDDRVDMQEICWLPDKRNQEDEDPENVTVEKEIEKEPQDALVEGQRVEMNQEQNQQGKLQTTVTGPVLLLQEMETALERIEKLIESQGEQDAAVTDAVKQQEKQAEAGNKIADNRQQEHKNVPESTLIPSSPCQRSREVGSSISPEDKCLELLKRINGIFDILKPVLAQHRSANASIETLLGGDKKGTRSLVETEVPADRQQKSEVCAPSEEVITQSMENSDFFEAMDVMLIEAELHFYRSHNSKRPPECAVTTLENLSQRQEKQPKLSEQRDVENFSGTSCVLEYRQQLLDERGYEIPKASEANSAEGRTPLLSSVGGKSSVTRPLVASPTAENDKEAEACNVDWEQQLNPPGGAVKVLVISSERENEEATVLGNEPTRPDLSTELQLGSSVPPPQAKQKEGFILVKEGNQPDLKIVEQHQKSPTPQDMNPDRLKQQRRLLTCSQHKQFESKANAIHRLTEDSSTLLASQPAENDKETEVCNVKGEQQLNPPGGAVKALVFSCEWENEEATVLGNEPIRAYLSSSMPPPQEKQKEGFLLVREGSQPDLEIREQHQEISALQDMNPERLKQHEQQLYESSLFKPPVLGREKLEPLKPAELQKLLVQPKDSLTPLHTPTKSSIGGQESRYYKTKLRPRVISSPPEAVTGLSECKQRGEKKPARVGRPRRMKNEAGEKSPPLTQKQLGKPTNAGEEPPFNQKRRGRPPKRKQDADAARAGAGAGAGSASPLRQKCQGRPPKQKPALAIAMEEPKPLL from the exons GCAATCGCTGCTGAGCTCATGGATGGTTTGAGAAAAAGGCTTGCAGAATTATTACCTCCAAATACATCCATGCGCGCTGACATTGAGCAACAGATCGAGAAGCTGCTTAAGAGTCACCAGACTCCTGAGCATCCGCCCTACGCTTTG ATGATTCGCCAGGCAATTGAGACACTAAATAAGGAGGGCGGATCAGATGAGGCGGCAATATCGGAGAGGATCAAACTTGAGTATGAGAGCTTGCCTTGGGGACACAAAAGTTTACTGAATCATCATTTGAAGAAACTCACTAGGGAGGGAGAGCTTGTCCGCGTATCTGCTGATCGGTATATGTTACCTCCGGAGGAAAGTGTTTCCATTGGCATGGTCGAACAGAAGCAGGAACATAAAGGGAAGAATCTGCAGAAGGAAGAAAGTGCCAATCAGCATAAACTTCCAAGAAATGGTGTGTCACGAATACGATCTCCTAGGAAgaagaatttcaaaattcgacaAAGTCTCAAACGGAAGGTAGCAGAAACTGAAGTGGGTTCTGAAGCTGTGGGTGTGTCTGAAGAGGTCGAAGAGCGAGATCAGCTGCAAGAAGGGCAGATTCAGGTTAATGAACGGCCAAAGCCTGTGCTTGCAAATTCCCCAGGCCAAGAAAAGTTATCGGGAATCAGAGTGAGTGAGGAGATGCACCAGGTTTGTGAAGAACAAGAGCCTGAGAGAATAGAAGTTGCTGTCAACGAGCCAGTTCAATTGCAAGGACAACACATTCTGGAGAGTGAACTGCTGAAACCTGAGGGGACTAATCGTCCAAGGCAAGAAAAGATATCAGATATTGAAGCAAGTGAAGAGACATGTCAAGTTTGTGAAGAACGAGCTCATGAGGAAATGGAAGACGCTGATCAAGCCCTCAAGGCAAATTCTCCTGCAGTTGAAGGAGACAGAACGGATGGCCGACGAGACGAAGCAGCAGTTGGAGATGTGAAACAGGGGGACCATCAACCAAGTGAATTGGTTGAAGGGTCAGAAGCTGAAGAAGAGCAAAATGGTGAGGTTAATATTCCAAAGCAAGTGCAGGAAGAATCAGATCACTTGCTCGTAAAAGATGATCGGGTCGATATGCAAGAAATCTGTTGGCTTCCTGACAAGCGGAATCAGGAAGATGAGGATCCTGAAAATGTTACAGTAGAAAAGGAGATCGAGAAAGAACCTCAGGATGCTTTGGTTGAAGGCCAGCGTGTTGAAATGAACCAGGAGCAAAACCAACAAGGAAAACTGCAGACCACAGTTACTGGCCCAGTGCTCTTGTTGCAAGAAATGGAGACAGCACTAGAACGAATTGAGAAGTTGATTGAATCACAGGGAGAGCAAGATGCTGCGGTCACAGATGCAGTCAAACAGCAAGAGAAGCAAGCCGAAGCAGGGAACAAGATTGCCGATAACAG ACAACAGGAGCACAAAAATGTTCCTGAGAGCACTCTGATTCCTTCCAGCCCTTGTCAACGTTCAAGGGAAGTTGGGTCTTCAATTTCTCCAGAG GACAAGTGCCTTGAACTGCTGAAGAGGATCAATGGGAtctttgatattttgaaaccgGTCCTTGCACAGCACAGGTCAGCAAACGCAAGTATTGAGACTCTGCTGGGTGGTGACAAAAAAGGAACTCGATCGCTAGTAGAAACTGAAGTTCCTGCGGACCGGCAGCAAAAGTCAGAGGTCTGTGCTCCATCAGAGGAAGTCATCACCCAGAGCATGGAAAACTCAGATTTCTTTGAAGCAATGGATGTAATGCTGATCGAGGCGGAACTGCATTTTTATCGTTCTCATAATTCCAAAAGGCCTCCAGAATGTGCAGTGACAACTCTTGAGAATCTATCGCAGAGGCAGGAAAAGCAGCCAAAGCTTTCTGAGCAACGAGATGTTGAGAATTTTTCCGGTACTTCATGTGTGCTAGAATATCGTCAGCAGCTTCTGGACGAGCGAGGATACGAGATTCCAAAAGCATCAGAAGCAAATTCTGCTGAAGGAAGGACCCCTCTTTTATCGTCCGTGGGAGGAAAATCTTCTGTTACTAGGCCTCTAGTGGCTTCCCCGACAGCTGAAAACGACAAGGAAGCAGAGGCCTGCAATGTGGATTGGGAGCAGCAATTAAATCCTCCAGGGGGAGCAGTTAAAGTTCTGGTAATTTCTTCTGAACGGGAGAATGAGGAGGCTACTGTGCTGGGAAATGAGCCCACAAGGCCTGATCTGTCAACAGAGCTTCAGTTGGGAAGTTCTGTGCCACCACCTCAGGCGAAGCAAAAGGAAGGATTCATCCTCGTTAAAGAGGGAAACCAACCAGACCTCAAG ATCGTGGAGCAGCATCAAAAAAGCCCAACTCCACAAGATATGAACCCTGATAGGCTGAAACAACAAAGGAGGTTGCTGACTTGCAGTCAGCATAAGCAGTTTGAGTCCAAGGCAAATGCTATACATAGATTAACTGAAGATTCCTCGACTCTACTGGCTTCCCAGCCAGCTGAAAACGACAAGGAAACAGAGGTCTGCAATGTGAAGGGGGAGCAGCAATTAAATCCTCCAGGTGGAGCAGTTAAAGCCCTGGTATTTTCTTGTGAATGGGAGAATGAGGAGGCTACTGTGCTGGGGAATGAGCCCATAAGGGCTTATCTGTCGAGTTCTATGCCGCCACCTCAAGAGAAGCAAAAAGAAGGATTCCTCCTTGTTAGAGAGGGAAGCCAACCAGACCTCGAG ATCAGGGAGCAGCATCAAGAAATTTCAGCCCTACAAGATATGAACCCTGAAAGGCTGAAACAACATGAGCAACAGCTATATGAAAGTTCCCTGTTTAAACCGCCGGTATTGGGCAGGGAAAAGCTGGAGCCCTTGAAGCCAGCTGAACTGCAAAAGCTGCTCGTACAGCCTAAAGATTCGCTAACACCTCTTCACACTCCAACAAAGTCGTCCATTGGTGGGCAAGAGTCAAGGTATTACAAGACCAAACTGCGCCCCCGGGTCATATCTTCTCCGCCTGAGGCTGTGACAGGGTTGTCAGAGTGCAAGCAGAGAGGAGAGAAGAAGCCTGCTCGTGTTGGCAGGCCTCGAAGAATGAAGAATGAAGCAGGAGAAAAATCGCCCCCTCTCACTCAGAAACAGCTCGGGAAGCCGACTAATGCAGGAGAAGAGCCGCCTTTCAATCAGAAACGGCGGGGAAGACCTCCAAAGCGAAAACAAGATGCTGATGCTGCCAGAGCCGGTGCCGGTGCCGGTGCAGGCTCAGCATCCCCACTCCGTCAGAAGTGCCAAGGGAGGCCACCTAAACAGAAACCAGCTCTGGCTATTGCCATGGAGGAACCAAAGCCTCTGCTTTAG
- the LOC116206033 gene encoding nestin-like isoform X3: MDGLRKRLAELLPPNTSMRADIEQQIEKLLKSHQTPEHPPYALMIRQAIETLNKEGGSDEAAISERIKLEYESLPWGHKSLLNHHLKKLTREGELVRVSADRYMLPPEESVSIGMVEQKQEHKGKNLQKEESANQHKLPRNGVSRIRSPRKKNFKIRQSLKRKVAETEVGSEAVGVSEEVEERDQLQEGQIQVNERPKPVLANSPGQEKLSGIRVSEEMHQVCEEQEPERIEVAVNEPVQLQGQHILESELLKPEGTNRPRQEKISDIEASEETCQVCEERAHEEMEDADQALKANSPAVEGDRTDGRRDEAAVGDVKQGDHQPSELVEGSEAEEEQNGEVNIPKQVQEESDHLLVKDDRVDMQEICWLPDKRNQEDEDPENVTVEKEIEKEPQDALVEGQRVEMNQEQNQQGKLQTTVTGPVLLLQEMETALERIEKLIESQGEQDAAVTDAVKQQEKQAEAGNKIADNRQQEHKNVPESTLIPSSPCQRSREVGSSISPEDKCLELLKRINGIFDILKPVLAQHRSANASIETLLGGDKKGTRSLVETEVPADRQQKSEVCAPSEEVITQSMENSDFFEAMDVMLIEAELHFYRSHNSKRPPECAVTTLENLSQRQEKQPKLSEQRDVENFSGTSCVLEYRQQLLDERGYEIPKASEANSAEGRTPLLSSVGGKSSVTRPLVASPTAENDKEAEACNVDWEQQLNPPGGAVKVLVISSERENEEATVLGNEPTRPDLSTELQLGSSVPPPQAKQKEGFILVKEGNQPDLKIVEQHQKSPTPQDMNPDRLKQQRRLLTCSQHKQFESKANAIHRLTEDSSTLLASQPAENDKETEVCNVKGEQQLNPPGGAVKALVFSCEWENEEATVLGNEPIRAYLSSSMPPPQEKQKEGFLLVREGSQPDLEIREQHQEISALQDMNPERLKQHEQQLYESSLFKPPVLGREKLEPLKPAELQKLLVQPKDSLTPLHTPTKSSIGGQESRYYKTKLRPRVISSPPEAVTGLSECKQRGEKKPARVGRPRRMKNEAGEKSPPLTQKQLGKPTNAGEEPPFNQKRRGRPPKRKQDADAARAGAGAGAGSASPLRQKCQGRPPKQKPALAIAMEEPKPLL; this comes from the exons ATGGATGGTTTGAGAAAAAGGCTTGCAGAATTATTACCTCCAAATACATCCATGCGCGCTGACATTGAGCAACAGATCGAGAAGCTGCTTAAGAGTCACCAGACTCCTGAGCATCCGCCCTACGCTTTG ATGATTCGCCAGGCAATTGAGACACTAAATAAGGAGGGCGGATCAGATGAGGCGGCAATATCGGAGAGGATCAAACTTGAGTATGAGAGCTTGCCTTGGGGACACAAAAGTTTACTGAATCATCATTTGAAGAAACTCACTAGGGAGGGAGAGCTTGTCCGCGTATCTGCTGATCGGTATATGTTACCTCCGGAGGAAAGTGTTTCCATTGGCATGGTCGAACAGAAGCAGGAACATAAAGGGAAGAATCTGCAGAAGGAAGAAAGTGCCAATCAGCATAAACTTCCAAGAAATGGTGTGTCACGAATACGATCTCCTAGGAAgaagaatttcaaaattcgacaAAGTCTCAAACGGAAGGTAGCAGAAACTGAAGTGGGTTCTGAAGCTGTGGGTGTGTCTGAAGAGGTCGAAGAGCGAGATCAGCTGCAAGAAGGGCAGATTCAGGTTAATGAACGGCCAAAGCCTGTGCTTGCAAATTCCCCAGGCCAAGAAAAGTTATCGGGAATCAGAGTGAGTGAGGAGATGCACCAGGTTTGTGAAGAACAAGAGCCTGAGAGAATAGAAGTTGCTGTCAACGAGCCAGTTCAATTGCAAGGACAACACATTCTGGAGAGTGAACTGCTGAAACCTGAGGGGACTAATCGTCCAAGGCAAGAAAAGATATCAGATATTGAAGCAAGTGAAGAGACATGTCAAGTTTGTGAAGAACGAGCTCATGAGGAAATGGAAGACGCTGATCAAGCCCTCAAGGCAAATTCTCCTGCAGTTGAAGGAGACAGAACGGATGGCCGACGAGACGAAGCAGCAGTTGGAGATGTGAAACAGGGGGACCATCAACCAAGTGAATTGGTTGAAGGGTCAGAAGCTGAAGAAGAGCAAAATGGTGAGGTTAATATTCCAAAGCAAGTGCAGGAAGAATCAGATCACTTGCTCGTAAAAGATGATCGGGTCGATATGCAAGAAATCTGTTGGCTTCCTGACAAGCGGAATCAGGAAGATGAGGATCCTGAAAATGTTACAGTAGAAAAGGAGATCGAGAAAGAACCTCAGGATGCTTTGGTTGAAGGCCAGCGTGTTGAAATGAACCAGGAGCAAAACCAACAAGGAAAACTGCAGACCACAGTTACTGGCCCAGTGCTCTTGTTGCAAGAAATGGAGACAGCACTAGAACGAATTGAGAAGTTGATTGAATCACAGGGAGAGCAAGATGCTGCGGTCACAGATGCAGTCAAACAGCAAGAGAAGCAAGCCGAAGCAGGGAACAAGATTGCCGATAACAG ACAACAGGAGCACAAAAATGTTCCTGAGAGCACTCTGATTCCTTCCAGCCCTTGTCAACGTTCAAGGGAAGTTGGGTCTTCAATTTCTCCAGAG GACAAGTGCCTTGAACTGCTGAAGAGGATCAATGGGAtctttgatattttgaaaccgGTCCTTGCACAGCACAGGTCAGCAAACGCAAGTATTGAGACTCTGCTGGGTGGTGACAAAAAAGGAACTCGATCGCTAGTAGAAACTGAAGTTCCTGCGGACCGGCAGCAAAAGTCAGAGGTCTGTGCTCCATCAGAGGAAGTCATCACCCAGAGCATGGAAAACTCAGATTTCTTTGAAGCAATGGATGTAATGCTGATCGAGGCGGAACTGCATTTTTATCGTTCTCATAATTCCAAAAGGCCTCCAGAATGTGCAGTGACAACTCTTGAGAATCTATCGCAGAGGCAGGAAAAGCAGCCAAAGCTTTCTGAGCAACGAGATGTTGAGAATTTTTCCGGTACTTCATGTGTGCTAGAATATCGTCAGCAGCTTCTGGACGAGCGAGGATACGAGATTCCAAAAGCATCAGAAGCAAATTCTGCTGAAGGAAGGACCCCTCTTTTATCGTCCGTGGGAGGAAAATCTTCTGTTACTAGGCCTCTAGTGGCTTCCCCGACAGCTGAAAACGACAAGGAAGCAGAGGCCTGCAATGTGGATTGGGAGCAGCAATTAAATCCTCCAGGGGGAGCAGTTAAAGTTCTGGTAATTTCTTCTGAACGGGAGAATGAGGAGGCTACTGTGCTGGGAAATGAGCCCACAAGGCCTGATCTGTCAACAGAGCTTCAGTTGGGAAGTTCTGTGCCACCACCTCAGGCGAAGCAAAAGGAAGGATTCATCCTCGTTAAAGAGGGAAACCAACCAGACCTCAAG ATCGTGGAGCAGCATCAAAAAAGCCCAACTCCACAAGATATGAACCCTGATAGGCTGAAACAACAAAGGAGGTTGCTGACTTGCAGTCAGCATAAGCAGTTTGAGTCCAAGGCAAATGCTATACATAGATTAACTGAAGATTCCTCGACTCTACTGGCTTCCCAGCCAGCTGAAAACGACAAGGAAACAGAGGTCTGCAATGTGAAGGGGGAGCAGCAATTAAATCCTCCAGGTGGAGCAGTTAAAGCCCTGGTATTTTCTTGTGAATGGGAGAATGAGGAGGCTACTGTGCTGGGGAATGAGCCCATAAGGGCTTATCTGTCGAGTTCTATGCCGCCACCTCAAGAGAAGCAAAAAGAAGGATTCCTCCTTGTTAGAGAGGGAAGCCAACCAGACCTCGAG ATCAGGGAGCAGCATCAAGAAATTTCAGCCCTACAAGATATGAACCCTGAAAGGCTGAAACAACATGAGCAACAGCTATATGAAAGTTCCCTGTTTAAACCGCCGGTATTGGGCAGGGAAAAGCTGGAGCCCTTGAAGCCAGCTGAACTGCAAAAGCTGCTCGTACAGCCTAAAGATTCGCTAACACCTCTTCACACTCCAACAAAGTCGTCCATTGGTGGGCAAGAGTCAAGGTATTACAAGACCAAACTGCGCCCCCGGGTCATATCTTCTCCGCCTGAGGCTGTGACAGGGTTGTCAGAGTGCAAGCAGAGAGGAGAGAAGAAGCCTGCTCGTGTTGGCAGGCCTCGAAGAATGAAGAATGAAGCAGGAGAAAAATCGCCCCCTCTCACTCAGAAACAGCTCGGGAAGCCGACTAATGCAGGAGAAGAGCCGCCTTTCAATCAGAAACGGCGGGGAAGACCTCCAAAGCGAAAACAAGATGCTGATGCTGCCAGAGCCGGTGCCGGTGCCGGTGCAGGCTCAGCATCCCCACTCCGTCAGAAGTGCCAAGGGAGGCCACCTAAACAGAAACCAGCTCTGGCTATTGCCATGGAGGAACCAAAGCCTCTGCTTTAG
- the LOC116206033 gene encoding nestin-like isoform X2 — protein sequence MYVNAQFMHHKAIAAELMDGLRKRLAELLPPNTSMRADIEQQIEKLLKSHQTPEHPPYALMIRQAIETLNKEGGSDEAAISERIKLEYESLPWGHKSLLNHHLKKLTREGELVRVSADRYMLPPEESVSIGMVEQKQEHKGKNLQKEESANQHKLPRNGVSRIRSPRKKNFKIRQSLKRKVAETEVGSEAVGVSEEVEERDQLQEGQIQVNERPKPVLANSPGQEKLSGIRVSEEMHQVCEEQEPERIEVAVNEPVQLQGQHILESELLKPEGTNRPRQEKISDIEASEETCQVCEERAHEEMEDADQALKANSPAVEGDRTDGRRDEAAVGDVKQGDHQPSELVEGSEAEEEQNGEVNIPKQVQEESDHLLVKDDRVDMQEICWLPDKRNQEDEDPENVTVEKEIEKEPQDALVEGQRVEMNQEQNQQGKLQTTVTGPVLLLQEMETALERIEKLIESQGEQDAAVTDAVKQQEKQAEAGNKIADNRQQEHKNVPESTLIPSSPCQRSREVGSSISPEDKCLELLKRINGIFDILKPVLAQHRSANASIETLLGGDKKGTRSLVETEVPADRQQKSEVCAPSEEVITQSMENSDFFEAMDVMLIEAELHFYRSHNSKRPPECAVTTLENLSQRQEKQPKLSEQRDVENFSGTSCVLEYRQQLLDERGYEIPKASEANSAEGRTPLLSSVGGKSSVTRPLVASPTAENDKEAEACNVDWEQQLNPPGGAVKVLVISSERENEEATVLGNEPTRPDLSTELQLGSSVPPPQAKQKEGFILVKEGNQPDLKIVEQHQKSPTPQDMNPDRLKQQRRLLTCSQHKQFESKANAIHRLTEDSSTLLASQPAENDKETEVCNVKGEQQLNPPGGAVKALVFSCEWENEEATVLGNEPIRAYLSSSMPPPQEKQKEGFLLVREGSQPDLEIREQHQEISALQDMNPERLKQHEQQLYESSLFKPPVLGREKLEPLKPAELQKLLVQPKDSLTPLHTPTKSSIGGQESRYYKTKLRPRVISSPPEAVTGLSECKQRGEKKPARVGRPRRMKNEAGEKSPPLTQKQLGKPTNAGEEPPFNQKRRGRPPKRKQDADAARAGAGAGAGSASPLRQKCQGRPPKQKPALAIAMEEPKPLL from the exons GCAATCGCTGCTGAGCTCATGGATGGTTTGAGAAAAAGGCTTGCAGAATTATTACCTCCAAATACATCCATGCGCGCTGACATTGAGCAACAGATCGAGAAGCTGCTTAAGAGTCACCAGACTCCTGAGCATCCGCCCTACGCTTTG ATGATTCGCCAGGCAATTGAGACACTAAATAAGGAGGGCGGATCAGATGAGGCGGCAATATCGGAGAGGATCAAACTTGAGTATGAGAGCTTGCCTTGGGGACACAAAAGTTTACTGAATCATCATTTGAAGAAACTCACTAGGGAGGGAGAGCTTGTCCGCGTATCTGCTGATCGGTATATGTTACCTCCGGAGGAAAGTGTTTCCATTGGCATGGTCGAACAGAAGCAGGAACATAAAGGGAAGAATCTGCAGAAGGAAGAAAGTGCCAATCAGCATAAACTTCCAAGAAATGGTGTGTCACGAATACGATCTCCTAGGAAgaagaatttcaaaattcgacaAAGTCTCAAACGGAAGGTAGCAGAAACTGAAGTGGGTTCTGAAGCTGTGGGTGTGTCTGAAGAGGTCGAAGAGCGAGATCAGCTGCAAGAAGGGCAGATTCAGGTTAATGAACGGCCAAAGCCTGTGCTTGCAAATTCCCCAGGCCAAGAAAAGTTATCGGGAATCAGAGTGAGTGAGGAGATGCACCAGGTTTGTGAAGAACAAGAGCCTGAGAGAATAGAAGTTGCTGTCAACGAGCCAGTTCAATTGCAAGGACAACACATTCTGGAGAGTGAACTGCTGAAACCTGAGGGGACTAATCGTCCAAGGCAAGAAAAGATATCAGATATTGAAGCAAGTGAAGAGACATGTCAAGTTTGTGAAGAACGAGCTCATGAGGAAATGGAAGACGCTGATCAAGCCCTCAAGGCAAATTCTCCTGCAGTTGAAGGAGACAGAACGGATGGCCGACGAGACGAAGCAGCAGTTGGAGATGTGAAACAGGGGGACCATCAACCAAGTGAATTGGTTGAAGGGTCAGAAGCTGAAGAAGAGCAAAATGGTGAGGTTAATATTCCAAAGCAAGTGCAGGAAGAATCAGATCACTTGCTCGTAAAAGATGATCGGGTCGATATGCAAGAAATCTGTTGGCTTCCTGACAAGCGGAATCAGGAAGATGAGGATCCTGAAAATGTTACAGTAGAAAAGGAGATCGAGAAAGAACCTCAGGATGCTTTGGTTGAAGGCCAGCGTGTTGAAATGAACCAGGAGCAAAACCAACAAGGAAAACTGCAGACCACAGTTACTGGCCCAGTGCTCTTGTTGCAAGAAATGGAGACAGCACTAGAACGAATTGAGAAGTTGATTGAATCACAGGGAGAGCAAGATGCTGCGGTCACAGATGCAGTCAAACAGCAAGAGAAGCAAGCCGAAGCAGGGAACAAGATTGCCGATAACAG ACAACAGGAGCACAAAAATGTTCCTGAGAGCACTCTGATTCCTTCCAGCCCTTGTCAACGTTCAAGGGAAGTTGGGTCTTCAATTTCTCCAGAG GACAAGTGCCTTGAACTGCTGAAGAGGATCAATGGGAtctttgatattttgaaaccgGTCCTTGCACAGCACAGGTCAGCAAACGCAAGTATTGAGACTCTGCTGGGTGGTGACAAAAAAGGAACTCGATCGCTAGTAGAAACTGAAGTTCCTGCGGACCGGCAGCAAAAGTCAGAGGTCTGTGCTCCATCAGAGGAAGTCATCACCCAGAGCATGGAAAACTCAGATTTCTTTGAAGCAATGGATGTAATGCTGATCGAGGCGGAACTGCATTTTTATCGTTCTCATAATTCCAAAAGGCCTCCAGAATGTGCAGTGACAACTCTTGAGAATCTATCGCAGAGGCAGGAAAAGCAGCCAAAGCTTTCTGAGCAACGAGATGTTGAGAATTTTTCCGGTACTTCATGTGTGCTAGAATATCGTCAGCAGCTTCTGGACGAGCGAGGATACGAGATTCCAAAAGCATCAGAAGCAAATTCTGCTGAAGGAAGGACCCCTCTTTTATCGTCCGTGGGAGGAAAATCTTCTGTTACTAGGCCTCTAGTGGCTTCCCCGACAGCTGAAAACGACAAGGAAGCAGAGGCCTGCAATGTGGATTGGGAGCAGCAATTAAATCCTCCAGGGGGAGCAGTTAAAGTTCTGGTAATTTCTTCTGAACGGGAGAATGAGGAGGCTACTGTGCTGGGAAATGAGCCCACAAGGCCTGATCTGTCAACAGAGCTTCAGTTGGGAAGTTCTGTGCCACCACCTCAGGCGAAGCAAAAGGAAGGATTCATCCTCGTTAAAGAGGGAAACCAACCAGACCTCAAG ATCGTGGAGCAGCATCAAAAAAGCCCAACTCCACAAGATATGAACCCTGATAGGCTGAAACAACAAAGGAGGTTGCTGACTTGCAGTCAGCATAAGCAGTTTGAGTCCAAGGCAAATGCTATACATAGATTAACTGAAGATTCCTCGACTCTACTGGCTTCCCAGCCAGCTGAAAACGACAAGGAAACAGAGGTCTGCAATGTGAAGGGGGAGCAGCAATTAAATCCTCCAGGTGGAGCAGTTAAAGCCCTGGTATTTTCTTGTGAATGGGAGAATGAGGAGGCTACTGTGCTGGGGAATGAGCCCATAAGGGCTTATCTGTCGAGTTCTATGCCGCCACCTCAAGAGAAGCAAAAAGAAGGATTCCTCCTTGTTAGAGAGGGAAGCCAACCAGACCTCGAG ATCAGGGAGCAGCATCAAGAAATTTCAGCCCTACAAGATATGAACCCTGAAAGGCTGAAACAACATGAGCAACAGCTATATGAAAGTTCCCTGTTTAAACCGCCGGTATTGGGCAGGGAAAAGCTGGAGCCCTTGAAGCCAGCTGAACTGCAAAAGCTGCTCGTACAGCCTAAAGATTCGCTAACACCTCTTCACACTCCAACAAAGTCGTCCATTGGTGGGCAAGAGTCAAGGTATTACAAGACCAAACTGCGCCCCCGGGTCATATCTTCTCCGCCTGAGGCTGTGACAGGGTTGTCAGAGTGCAAGCAGAGAGGAGAGAAGAAGCCTGCTCGTGTTGGCAGGCCTCGAAGAATGAAGAATGAAGCAGGAGAAAAATCGCCCCCTCTCACTCAGAAACAGCTCGGGAAGCCGACTAATGCAGGAGAAGAGCCGCCTTTCAATCAGAAACGGCGGGGAAGACCTCCAAAGCGAAAACAAGATGCTGATGCTGCCAGAGCCGGTGCCGGTGCCGGTGCAGGCTCAGCATCCCCACTCCGTCAGAAGTGCCAAGGGAGGCCACCTAAACAGAAACCAGCTCTGGCTATTGCCATGGAGGAACCAAAGCCTCTGCTTTAG